DNA sequence from the Acidobacteriota bacterium genome:
GACGACCGCAGAACTCCGCACGTTGGTCACTTCAACTTGTGCCACCGTTGTTGGTGCTCCGGGACCGTGTACGTCGAACACCGGGTTCTCAGTCAACAATCTTTCGACTGCAGGTAATCCGCTCCGCTCGGTTGAGGCAAATCTTAAGATCCCAGAGAGCTATCAGTTCAATATCGGATTTGAGCGCGAGATCATAAAGGGCTGGGTTTTTGAGGCCAACTACACCTGGAACAAGACCGTGCACCTTTGGCGCGACTACAACCCGAACGTGCCGCGTCTTCCTTCCGGTTATGCCGATTGGACCGCATATCTGGTCGCAAATCCTTACACTCTTGCACCGGGCAGACAATATACTTTCTATCTTGGAACTAACACCGCAGATGGCAGCGGACTTCACACGACTCCGAATGGCACTACTGTTTGCGGCACCACGACCCCTAACTGTTACGTCAATCTGAACACGATCAATACGAGTTCAACCGCTCCGGCTGTGGCGGTTCCAGGACAGAACAACGCGGCGACCGGCGGACCGATCGGTATAGCTTTGGCTGCGATCGCTTCTTTCCGCCCTGATCAGACGGTGCAGGAAACATCACGCATTGGTTCGATCGGTAACGCGTTCTACCAAGGGCTGATCCTTGAGCTCCGCAGCCGCTATCGCAAACTTGGATACGGATTTGGAGCTTCTTTCCGCATGGCATACACGCTTTCGAGCACTAAGGACGACGGTCTGAATAATACTTCAAACGCCGAGATCAATGGCGATTTCAGCCGCGAGTGGGCGAGAAATCTACAGGATCGCCGCCATCGATTTGCTCTGTCAGGAACGTTCGATACGCCTTGGTGGTTCGGCAAATTGAAATTCTCACCGCTTTTCCGATTTGGTACGTCAGCTCCGTTCAATCTCGGAGCCGGCGGCACGGACCGGAACCTCGATGACGTCAGCACCGACCGCCTGATCTACAACGGCGATCTGAGTGAGATCAAAACCCGAAATCCGGGCTCACCGGTTCCTGATGCATTGATCTCTAAGTTTTCGCTGCAGCCGATCGGAGCCAAGGGCGGTAATCTACCGCGTAATTCGGGTACTGGTCCGAGCTTCTACACCTTTGACCTGAGTGTGTCGCGTGAGTTTAAGCTTAAAGAACGCTTTAAATTCCGCCCGGTGATCGAGTTTGGCAATATTCTGAACGCGGCGGTCTTCAGCTATGGTTCGGAATTTATCGACTTTACGGCCCTCAGAAACGATCCGAACGGAACTCCGACGTCAGCCCAGCTTCTGGCTCGGCAGAACTTCCTGGTGCCGACGAGAACCTATCGCCAGCGTCAGATCCGGGCTGGTATTCGTTTTGATTTCTAAGGCTTACGCTTAGCGTCGTTAATTAGGCTTTCGCTATTTATGGTCGTTCCGCCGGCATACGCCGGCGGTTCTGACCGGGGGGCGAAAGCCTTTTTTTTGTCAAAGATCGGGGTAAAAATATGGTGACGCCGCTTCGTAGAATATGCTAACCTATGTGTTGAACATTTTTGTTCACACCTCTATTTATGAGCCTCGCCGTCGCTGAACCTCAACTTCCCGTAACGGAGACCACGATCGAGTCTGTGCTGCTCGATGCGGATCTTTTTGTTAAATACAGCTCGCCCGAGAAGGCGTTTGAACTGCTTCGGCAGTCGCTGGAGCGCAGCCCGCGTTCGATCAGTCTGCGGGAGAAGATGCGGGATATCTGCGTCAAGCAGAAGAATCTGAATGAGGCGGCAAAGCAGTGCCTTGCCCTGGTCAGCTTATACATCGCCCGCGAAGACTTTGACCTTGCGTATGACCGTCTGCAGGAAGCGAAATTGCTCGATCCGCGGATCTCTGTCGCTCCCGGCCTTGAAGCCATTCGCCGAGCCCGACGCCCGGATTTTGCGGTCGATCGTGACCGTTCGCCTCAGCAAGTTCGTACGGATGTCACATTTGCGGGCAGCCTCGCGTACGTGAGCATTTTTGACGCCGTGCAGGTGATCGAGAGTGCGAAAATGACCGGCCTGTGCATCATCA
Encoded proteins:
- a CDS encoding TonB-dependent receptor → MFFRDESLNANSWYNNSRGISRVPLQELNPGFTLSGPIIKQKTFFAVAYEFNKLADTTLIDAYLPVGTNSRYTLPSPTGSGQFCDNASPAACTAVPPTAGLISPYNKLYDTPNKSNVLTARIDHKLFENNDLTVGFQFGRKNNRRTNGTATSRLENAFQAKNINTDAVNFTDNHVFGASTVNQFRMQWSRYQPSFQAPDPLDPVVLVSYRDPVVNTVRTLIMGNSTTSTSSNFADTRNETRWQFQDSVTHVVGDHSLKFGFDIQNVVSKVTGLGDATGTFNFGSVLSYTQNVINRYRQNFGTSQDVRNRYYGAFFNDQLQVKPNVTLSYGVRYEKETAVDDSNNIGPRFGVSWDPFKSGRGVIRFGTGIFYNRVLLRTVGDSIQNSGGTLVSFDSTTIGTGATDPRRVAILAAIANNFPNSYPTTAELRTLVTSTCATVVGAPGPCTSNTGFSVNNLSTAGNPLRSVEANLKIPESYQFNIGFEREIIKGWVFEANYTWNKTVHLWRDYNPNVPRLPSGYADWTAYLVANPYTLAPGRQYTFYLGTNTADGSGLHTTPNGTTVCGTTTPNCYVNLNTINTSSTAPAVAVPGQNNAATGGPIGIALAAIASFRPDQTVQETSRIGSIGNAFYQGLILELRSRYRKLGYGFGASFRMAYTLSSTKDDGLNNTSNAEINGDFSREWARNLQDRRHRFALSGTFDTPWWFGKLKFSPLFRFGTSAPFNLGAGGTDRNLDDVSTDRLIYNGDLSEIKTRNPGSPVPDALISKFSLQPIGAKGGNLPRNSGTGPSFYTFDLSVSREFKLKERFKFRPVIEFGNILNAAVFSYGSEFIDFTALRNDPNGTPTSAQLLARQNFLVPTRTYRQRQIRAGIRFDF
- a CDS encoding DUF4388 domain-containing protein, translating into MSLAVAEPQLPVTETTIESVLLDADLFVKYSSPEKAFELLRQSLERSPRSISLREKMRDICVKQKNLNEAAKQCLALVSLYIAREDFDLAYDRLQEAKLLDPRISVAPGLEAIRRARRPDFAVDRDRSPQQVRTDVTFAGSLAYVSIFDAVQVIESAKMTGLCIIKSDLHMGSVSFNEGKIVDAECNGANGHAAFRDLIEINSGTFEFNISEKEFPIVIAITSNTNFLLDVLTELDNERAEKQGLRSVGDELM